In Paenibacillus phoenicis, one genomic interval encodes:
- a CDS encoding substrate-binding domain-containing protein → METYFPDFRNQRYPALFTTNDMLVLGAMKLLLDRGVQIPQEVAVLGYDDIELGRMYSPSLSTVSVDTAGIGRDAVELLDKLIRGEADLPKLVEYESHVVKRQSTEGRE, encoded by the coding sequence ATGGAGACGTACTTCCCGGACTTTCGGAATCAAAGATATCCTGCGCTGTTTACGACAAACGACATGCTGGTGCTGGGCGCGATGAAGCTGTTGCTGGACCGAGGTGTTCAGATCCCTCAGGAGGTTGCCGTCTTGGGGTACGACGATATCGAGCTTGGCCGCATGTATTCGCCGTCGCTGTCCACGGTCAGCGTGGATACCGCCGGCATCGGGAGGGATGCGGTGGAGCTGTTGGACAAGCTGATCCGCGGTGAAGCGGATTTGCCTAAGCTGGTGGAATACGAAAGTCATGTTGTCAAACGTCAATCAACGGAAGGAAGGGAGTGA
- a CDS encoding GT-D fold domain-containing glycosyltransferase gives MQQIYLEAQDLLKRIRDAIEKQKPFSLVRIGDGENLVMSQHHVWPMSKVLQERWAIKANRGEKGLTLPNLPLRNAVISSVKKATVVGILPAGDNTINAPDYLKRPLTDKVFSYYKIQPPVICHAGVNRELAKMEEFWSLLSGLRIMVITREAAKIKERLKKEPYNQKIVHALPFDQWPEYRNTIKWITAHKDSFDVALISCGVSAVVLAQQIASITGKVALDFGKASNIILNGRPN, from the coding sequence ATGCAACAAATCTACTTGGAAGCCCAAGATTTGCTAAAGAGAATCAGAGACGCCATCGAGAAACAGAAGCCGTTTTCGTTAGTAAGGATTGGTGATGGCGAGAACTTGGTCATGTCTCAGCATCATGTCTGGCCCATGTCTAAAGTGCTTCAGGAACGGTGGGCAATCAAAGCGAACCGAGGAGAAAAAGGCCTGACCCTTCCAAATTTACCGCTGCGCAACGCCGTGATTTCTTCCGTAAAAAAGGCGACCGTTGTAGGAATCCTGCCCGCCGGAGACAACACGATCAATGCCCCGGATTATTTAAAAAGACCCTTAACCGATAAGGTTTTCTCCTATTACAAGATTCAGCCGCCTGTGATTTGCCATGCCGGGGTGAACCGGGAATTGGCCAAAATGGAGGAATTTTGGTCACTCCTCTCCGGCCTGCGAATTATGGTCATCACACGGGAAGCCGCTAAGATCAAGGAACGGCTTAAAAAAGAACCCTATAACCAAAAAATCGTGCACGCCCTGCCTTTTGACCAATGGCCGGAGTACCGGAATACGATCAAGTGGATTACCGCTCATAAGGACAGCTTTGATGTGGCACTGATTTCATGTGGGGTCAGCGCAGTGGTTCTGGCTCAACAGATTGCCTCGATTACAGGCAAAGTCGCTCTCGATTTTGGCAAAGCAAGCAATATCATATTAAATGGGCGCCCCAATTAA
- a CDS encoding type 2 periplasmic-binding domain-containing protein — translation MSGNRKKVRTLTNRGLATVLILALFVLLSSCDSSAGPFSGSSAASAANPQEVQPGGNHAQDQRLTLTYWAELNGNAASIKSKFSEVPFFQEWQRRTGVQLDFIQPPANQGKEAISVLLASGELPDLIEYEWINYPGGPEKAINDGYILRLNEIFDQYAPHLKKYLQAHPEIDLQVRTANGSYYAFPFIQGDQRLRTYQGPIIRKDWLDDLGLEIPETIAEWHDVLKAFKERKGAEAPLTFLGVPNPLFGIEGGGFVGAFGIKKDFYQEQGKVKFGAIEPEYKAFLALFRDWYQQGLIDPNLAAVDSETQDTSMILGRSGASIWNAGAGIGTWLPVMRAQDLKVELAPAPYPVLKKGDRPKFGQLAPVVGVSGSVAISTSNQHVEESARMLDYGYSPEGHLLFNFGMEGVSYEMKDGYPAYTDLILNNPNQWAPSQALAMYTRASYFGPFVQDVRYMEQYYSLPEQQEATRLWSDTDAALHNLPVLPKTEEESTEFSVIMQDVNRLVDEMSLKIIYGMEPLDAFEGYVEQIHAMGIDRAIQIQQQSLDRYNTALSAK, via the coding sequence ATGAGTGGAAATCGAAAAAAGGTTCGGACTCTTACAAACCGGGGACTCGCGACGGTGTTGATTCTGGCGTTATTTGTCCTACTGAGCTCTTGTGATTCCAGTGCGGGACCCTTCAGCGGGTCATCCGCCGCTTCGGCGGCGAATCCGCAGGAGGTACAACCGGGCGGAAATCATGCGCAGGATCAACGGTTGACGCTCACTTACTGGGCTGAGCTCAACGGAAATGCAGCCAGCATTAAATCCAAGTTCAGTGAGGTTCCTTTCTTCCAAGAATGGCAACGGAGAACCGGAGTCCAGCTCGATTTCATCCAGCCTCCCGCCAATCAAGGGAAGGAGGCGATTAGCGTCCTGCTCGCTTCCGGCGAGCTGCCGGATCTGATCGAGTATGAATGGATCAATTATCCGGGCGGTCCGGAGAAGGCGATCAACGACGGGTATATTCTAAGGCTGAATGAAATCTTCGACCAATATGCCCCTCATTTGAAAAAATATCTCCAAGCGCATCCCGAGATCGATCTCCAGGTTCGTACCGCAAACGGAAGTTACTACGCCTTCCCATTTATTCAAGGGGATCAGCGGCTTCGTACTTACCAGGGTCCCATCATTCGCAAGGATTGGCTAGATGATCTTGGGCTAGAAATTCCGGAGACAATCGCGGAATGGCATGATGTGCTGAAGGCGTTCAAGGAACGCAAGGGGGCTGAGGCTCCGCTAACCTTTCTTGGCGTACCGAATCCGCTGTTTGGCATCGAAGGCGGAGGATTCGTTGGCGCCTTTGGGATTAAGAAGGATTTCTATCAAGAGCAGGGGAAGGTCAAATTTGGCGCCATCGAGCCGGAGTACAAGGCGTTTCTCGCTTTGTTCCGCGACTGGTATCAGCAAGGGCTTATCGATCCCAACCTTGCTGCAGTGGACTCGGAAACCCAAGATACGAGCATGATTCTCGGACGTAGCGGCGCCAGCATCTGGAACGCCGGAGCGGGAATCGGGACCTGGCTGCCGGTGATGAGAGCCCAGGACCTGAAGGTCGAACTGGCGCCGGCGCCATATCCGGTACTGAAGAAGGGTGATCGTCCGAAATTTGGTCAGCTCGCTCCGGTGGTGGGTGTCAGCGGCAGTGTTGCGATCTCAACAAGCAATCAGCATGTGGAGGAGTCGGCCCGGATGCTGGATTACGGTTACAGCCCGGAAGGTCATCTGCTGTTTAACTTCGGAATGGAAGGGGTCAGCTACGAAATGAAGGACGGGTATCCGGCCTATACCGACCTCATTTTAAACAATCCCAACCAGTGGGCTCCTTCACAAGCGCTGGCGATGTATACCCGTGCTAGTTATTTTGGTCCGTTCGTGCAGGATGTACGGTATATGGAGCAGTATTATTCGCTGCCGGAGCAACAGGAGGCTACCCGCCTATGGTCCGATACGGATGCCGCGCTCCACAACTTGCCGGTTCTGCCGAAAACCGAGGAGGAGAGCACGGAGTTTTCGGTCATTATGCAAGACGTGAACCGCCTCGTGGATGAGATGTCGCTTAAGATCATCTATGGGATGGAGCCGCTGGATGCGTTCGAAGGGTACGTGGAGCAAATTCATGCCATGGGGATCGACCGGGCGATTCAAATCCAACAGCAGTCCCTCGATCGGTATAACACGGCATTGTCTGCGAAGTGA
- a CDS encoding class I SAM-dependent methyltransferase has protein sequence MVNQDRVNERYYGQVNSEKSHEATRARIHWICRQVTGRRVLDVGCSQGITSILLGREGRRVLGLDLEEGAIHYAKRELSRESKPVRSKVQFKVADVTEFQGHKLFDTVILGQILEHFANPGVLISHAYRLLADGGTLIVTVPYGYHPFHDHKQTFYAGNLGICLDPWFEITKLEVQHNYLCCVAVKQKEIRRQILPDASMMKNWILFDSERFTEIERQHLQVMEQRKKALGQAYEQLKELRKTKPN, from the coding sequence ATGGTAAACCAGGATCGGGTCAACGAGCGCTATTATGGCCAGGTAAACTCGGAAAAGTCCCATGAAGCAACAAGAGCACGTATCCACTGGATTTGCCGTCAAGTCACTGGCAGAAGAGTACTTGACGTAGGGTGCAGCCAAGGGATTACTTCGATCCTCCTGGGCCGAGAAGGACGCAGGGTTCTAGGGTTAGATTTGGAAGAAGGAGCTATCCATTATGCGAAAAGGGAGTTGTCCCGGGAATCTAAGCCTGTCCGGTCCAAAGTTCAGTTTAAAGTAGCCGATGTCACTGAATTCCAAGGTCATAAGCTATTTGATACGGTCATTCTAGGACAAATTCTGGAGCATTTTGCGAATCCCGGAGTTTTGATCAGTCATGCTTATCGATTGCTGGCAGACGGCGGAACCCTCATCGTAACGGTGCCTTACGGATATCATCCCTTCCACGATCATAAGCAGACCTTCTATGCGGGGAACCTAGGCATCTGCCTGGATCCCTGGTTCGAGATCACGAAATTGGAAGTGCAGCATAATTATTTGTGCTGCGTGGCTGTGAAACAAAAAGAGATTCGGAGACAAATCCTTCCTGATGCTTCCATGATGAAGAACTGGATCCTTTTTGACAGCGAGCGGTTTACTGAGATTGAACGCCAGCACCTGCAAGTCATGGAGCAGCGAAAAAAAGCGCTGGGGCAAGCTTACGAGCAACTGAAAGAACTGCGTAAAACGAAGCCCAATTAA
- a CDS encoding putative rhamnosyl transferase, with product MSKKVVIESNFNTFGFDPERLTRPWLEKRIAIFRNFTLKSLKAQTNQNFLAIFKIAQGTEAIVADILSKQPPFPNNIWFGTNRDSIEKIKAFAGKSDDLYIARLDSDDLYHKTYVQQLYNYQPKSETVALINQNGYLWDSVNSEMAPTFHRSPQFYVFLYKTAEYLNGYRVKLPGRGTHGNVIDLPHELLAPRNYVNVIHQDNTSVKRVPPRDRLSPAEIRNVLKEFMG from the coding sequence ATGTCCAAAAAAGTGGTGATTGAAAGCAATTTCAATACGTTTGGGTTTGATCCAGAGCGGCTTACTCGGCCGTGGCTGGAGAAACGAATCGCGATCTTTCGCAACTTTACCTTGAAATCATTAAAAGCCCAAACCAATCAGAATTTTCTGGCGATATTTAAGATCGCCCAAGGAACCGAAGCGATTGTTGCAGACATATTGTCAAAACAACCGCCGTTTCCAAACAACATCTGGTTTGGGACGAACCGCGACAGTATCGAGAAAATTAAAGCCTTTGCCGGCAAAAGCGATGATTTATATATCGCGCGTTTGGATTCTGACGATCTGTATCATAAAACTTACGTACAGCAGCTGTATAATTATCAGCCAAAGTCCGAAACCGTCGCATTGATTAATCAAAACGGCTATTTATGGGACAGTGTTAACAGCGAAATGGCACCAACCTTTCATCGTTCCCCACAATTCTATGTATTTCTGTACAAGACAGCAGAGTATCTGAACGGATACCGCGTTAAACTTCCAGGGCGGGGCACGCACGGCAATGTGATCGATTTACCGCATGAACTGCTTGCCCCCCGGAACTACGTGAATGTCATCCATCAGGATAATACTTCAGTCAAAAGAGTACCGCCACGCGACCGATTGAGCCCCGCGGAAATCCGGAACGTGTTGAAAGAATTCATGGGATAA
- a CDS encoding discoidin domain-containing protein, whose translation MRKRWSAILLALAVVAGLTVTGGGAISASADEANPAAHQGPSLGRDRRSLLYPKGWYPGYRTSEGQFLHDFSYAGYRRGEVPIPSVNKHRGINVTKSPYRADPTGRTDSTRAIQQAIDDAAARGGGVVYLPKGTYRVTPQEGKDFALNINSSGVVLKGDGQLQTHIYNAQENMKQKDIIRVGGGDWKRTSTSSKLRKTVSEPTVLLPVESTDGFQVDDFVVITFETTEGFLKEHGMQNKWASRLGKVEPIFYRQIVAVDSKAKTLTLDIPTRYPLKLRDDITITKTEAPIMEVGLEDFSIANVENSKPGLGEDDFKVEGTAGYEADNAKAINVIAAANSWIRNVGTYKPPGNANYHILSKGIILDRTKNVTVDKVTMQYPQYRGANGNGYLYQFIGNDNLIMNCRAVGARHSFTYANFSANGNVLLDSYSENSFYLTDFHMYLSMANLIDNFTVNGDAISAITRDYGSSATNRHGVVTTESVFWNTKGIAAHSSKPGIIIESEQFGNGYIIGTHGKVNGVKVDIIGSIPDADTSPFDWVEGVGQGERLFPQSLYKDQTKQRLDHRELGLQSILVNGEAVPGVQFLRTQYDYVLPYGTTETPILSAKATSKDARVKIVQPKGTSGTGVITITRRGKTQTVRVKFSVAKTPVLPENITIAPDKSVPGWRSAGYAISAGKSGRLQSFLTLDNGEVVNTSELNIPVTYRVSDEQVGYIEGNTFYAERPGVADIIASCQLQGVVVEARQTFEVLEPIPEPAGPLAAIAKVTASADDGNVPSNTLDRDPDTRWSADGKGQFLQVELEEVTIVDGVSLWFYNGHTRSNYFDLEVSVDGVHFESVLTGMASKKQSELETFEFTPTPAKYIRYVGQGNEINTWNSLLEIWVHAE comes from the coding sequence ATGCGCAAAAGATGGTCGGCCATACTGCTCGCCCTGGCCGTTGTCGCCGGACTCACAGTAACCGGGGGAGGAGCTATTTCAGCGTCAGCCGACGAAGCGAATCCGGCAGCCCATCAAGGTCCGTCCCTTGGCCGCGATAGGAGAAGCTTGCTTTATCCCAAGGGGTGGTATCCGGGATACCGGACGAGTGAGGGTCAGTTCCTGCATGATTTCTCCTATGCAGGCTACCGGAGAGGTGAGGTACCGATTCCTTCCGTGAACAAGCACCGGGGCATTAACGTGACGAAATCCCCATACCGCGCGGACCCTACTGGGCGCACGGACTCCACACGCGCCATTCAACAAGCGATTGATGATGCGGCGGCGCGCGGAGGAGGCGTTGTCTACCTTCCCAAAGGAACGTATCGTGTGACTCCGCAGGAAGGGAAGGATTTTGCTCTAAATATCAACTCCAGCGGGGTGGTGCTCAAGGGAGACGGGCAGCTTCAAACGCACATTTACAATGCGCAGGAAAATATGAAGCAAAAGGACATCATCCGAGTCGGCGGCGGGGATTGGAAACGGACCAGCACTTCGAGCAAGCTGCGCAAAACAGTATCCGAACCTACGGTGTTGCTGCCCGTAGAGAGCACGGATGGCTTCCAAGTGGATGATTTCGTTGTCATTACCTTTGAGACGACGGAAGGCTTCCTGAAGGAGCATGGGATGCAGAATAAATGGGCTTCCCGTTTAGGTAAGGTGGAGCCGATATTTTATCGGCAGATCGTAGCTGTTGATTCGAAGGCCAAAACTTTGACCCTGGATATCCCAACCCGGTATCCTCTAAAGCTTCGTGATGATATTACGATTACTAAAACGGAAGCTCCAATCATGGAGGTGGGCCTGGAGGACTTCTCCATCGCGAACGTCGAGAACTCGAAGCCGGGGCTCGGCGAAGATGACTTCAAGGTGGAAGGAACGGCAGGGTACGAAGCCGATAATGCCAAAGCGATCAACGTCATCGCTGCCGCAAACAGCTGGATCCGCAATGTTGGCACGTACAAGCCGCCGGGGAATGCGAACTACCACATTTTATCTAAAGGCATCATTTTGGATCGGACCAAAAATGTCACTGTCGACAAGGTTACCATGCAGTATCCGCAATACCGGGGAGCCAACGGGAACGGGTATCTATACCAATTCATCGGTAACGATAACCTGATTATGAACTGTCGTGCCGTCGGGGCGAGACATAGCTTCACCTATGCTAATTTCTCGGCGAATGGTAACGTGCTGCTGGATTCGTATTCCGAGAACTCATTTTACCTCACTGACTTCCACATGTATTTGAGTATGGCCAATTTGATTGACAATTTCACGGTGAACGGGGACGCGATTTCCGCGATCACGAGGGATTACGGATCGTCTGCGACGAACCGCCACGGTGTGGTAACAACCGAAAGCGTATTTTGGAACACGAAAGGGATTGCCGCCCATTCAAGTAAACCGGGGATCATCATCGAATCGGAGCAGTTTGGCAACGGGTATATTATCGGCACCCACGGGAAAGTGAACGGGGTGAAAGTGGATATCATCGGTTCGATTCCGGATGCGGATACCTCGCCGTTTGATTGGGTCGAAGGCGTCGGGCAAGGGGAGCGGCTGTTCCCGCAAAGCTTGTACAAGGATCAAACCAAGCAACGGTTGGATCACCGGGAACTGGGATTGCAGTCGATCCTTGTCAACGGGGAAGCTGTGCCGGGCGTGCAGTTTTTGCGGACGCAATATGATTATGTACTGCCATATGGTACCACAGAAACCCCAATCCTTTCGGCAAAGGCAACGTCGAAGGATGCCCGTGTCAAGATCGTCCAACCGAAAGGGACAAGCGGAACCGGCGTTATTACGATTACCCGGCGCGGAAAGACGCAAACGGTGCGGGTGAAGTTTAGTGTGGCGAAGACGCCTGTGCTGCCGGAGAATATTACGATTGCCCCGGACAAAAGCGTACCGGGCTGGCGTTCTGCCGGTTATGCGATCAGCGCAGGCAAGAGCGGACGTCTTCAATCTTTCCTGACGCTCGATAACGGGGAAGTCGTAAACACCTCCGAGTTAAATATCCCGGTGACGTACCGGGTTAGTGACGAACAGGTGGGTTATATCGAAGGAAATACATTTTATGCCGAACGGCCCGGTGTCGCAGACATCATTGCCAGCTGCCAGCTACAAGGCGTGGTCGTCGAAGCGCGCCAGACCTTTGAGGTGCTGGAGCCGATACCCGAGCCTGCGGGACCTTTAGCCGCCATCGCCAAAGTAACGGCCAGCGCAGATGACGGCAATGTGCCCAGCAACACGCTGGACCGTGATCCGGACACCCGTTGGTCTGCAGATGGGAAAGGACAGTTTTTGCAGGTGGAGCTGGAAGAGGTCACGATCGTGGATGGGGTAAGCCTGTGGTTTTATAACGGACACACCCGCTCGAACTATTTTGATCTGGAGGTTTCCGTGGATGGTGTTCATTTCGAATCTGTTCTAACCGGGATGGCCAGCAAGAAACAGTCGGAACTGGAGACGTTTGAGTTTACTCCGACCCCGGCCAAATACATCCGATATGTGGGTCAAGGCAACGAGATCAATACCTGGAACAGCTTGCTTGAAATTTGGGTTCACGCCGAATAA
- a CDS encoding TraB/GumN family protein has product MKNKAILLLLAVCLTGVFGVSSPAQAEARPTKAIWAWDFYDAASNSQKITSLLEFLKEQDINLLFIGTSRTLPDQPATYTELIYRAHAEGIRVFALVGRAEWALEGRHRDALAELRQVLSFNASHPASTFDGIQFDIEPHTLPEYQTKRGSINYQYLQVLKKIAAEIRASGDPLEFNAAIPCWYATGENPVIVETGGQRKPLSYFVLDIVDTVSVMAYRDTADRQIRASLAEADYAASLGKKVYIGAETSPPNGSTIPNEITYYNKGLVYMNQQIQAINAYYAKHAGFGGIAIHQYPAYRIMLQGR; this is encoded by the coding sequence GTGAAGAACAAGGCAATCCTGCTGTTGTTGGCAGTCTGTTTGACGGGGGTTTTTGGAGTTTCGTCTCCGGCCCAAGCAGAGGCGCGGCCAACCAAAGCGATTTGGGCATGGGATTTTTATGATGCGGCTTCCAATTCGCAAAAGATCACGTCTTTGTTGGAGTTTCTGAAGGAGCAGGACATCAACCTGCTGTTTATCGGAACAAGCAGAACGCTGCCGGATCAGCCGGCAACCTATACGGAACTGATCTATCGGGCACATGCGGAGGGAATTCGCGTCTTTGCGCTGGTCGGAAGAGCAGAGTGGGCCTTGGAAGGCCGACATCGCGATGCACTCGCAGAGCTTCGGCAGGTGCTGTCGTTTAATGCTTCCCACCCGGCCAGCACCTTTGACGGCATTCAATTTGATATCGAGCCGCACACGTTGCCGGAATACCAAACGAAGCGAGGATCCATCAATTATCAATACCTGCAGGTCTTGAAGAAAATCGCGGCAGAAATTCGCGCCAGCGGCGATCCACTGGAGTTTAACGCGGCGATTCCTTGCTGGTATGCTACGGGAGAAAATCCGGTGATAGTGGAGACGGGCGGACAACGGAAGCCGTTAAGTTATTTCGTATTGGATATCGTGGACACTGTTTCCGTCATGGCCTACCGCGACACAGCTGATCGGCAAATTCGCGCATCCTTGGCGGAAGCCGATTATGCTGCAAGCTTGGGTAAGAAGGTCTATATCGGTGCAGAAACCAGTCCGCCAAACGGATCTACGATTCCAAACGAGATTACGTACTATAACAAAGGCTTGGTTTACATGAACCAGCAAATTCAGGCCATCAACGCTTATTATGCGAAGCATGCAGGATTTGGCGGCATCGCCATCCATCAATACCCTGCATACCGAATCATGCTGCAAGGCCGGTAA
- a CDS encoding MFS transporter, with protein sequence MNNVDRSNQATSKEQWKRNIILFLSSQTISLFGSSLVQYAIMWYITLNTKSGIMMTLYIICGFIPTFLLSPVAGVWADRYNRKWLIMLSDGMIAFATLILALLFLMGYEEAWLLFVMAAIRALGSGVQTPAVGAILPQIVPSDQLTKVNGINGSIQAVIMFVSPIVSAALLTLATIETIFFIDVVTAAIAILTLLLYFRIPTHQRASGPQSTGYFHDLKEGLAYIRRQAYLKSFFAFMAVFFILMAPAAFLTPLQVTRTYGEEVWRLTAIEIAFSIGMMAGGGLIAAWGGFKNKVHTMTLATVLMGLCTFLLGVVPVFWIYLAFMTLFGIAMPTFNTPTMTMIQEKVDESYMGRIFGVFSMISTSMMPIGMLIFGPIADAIAIEWLLIATGLLILLLSLFLGRNQALLEAGKPAIQEGTT encoded by the coding sequence GTGAATAACGTAGACAGGTCAAATCAAGCGACATCAAAGGAGCAGTGGAAAAGGAACATCATCCTGTTCCTGAGCAGTCAAACGATTTCGCTGTTTGGCTCCTCGCTGGTGCAGTACGCGATCATGTGGTACATTACGCTAAATACGAAATCGGGGATCATGATGACGTTATATATCATCTGCGGGTTTATCCCAACGTTCCTGTTATCCCCGGTGGCGGGCGTCTGGGCGGATCGCTACAACCGAAAATGGCTGATTATGCTGTCGGATGGCATGATCGCCTTCGCTACACTGATCCTCGCGCTCCTATTCCTGATGGGCTATGAGGAAGCTTGGCTGCTCTTTGTTATGGCTGCGATCCGGGCGCTTGGCTCGGGCGTGCAGACGCCGGCAGTTGGGGCGATTTTGCCGCAAATCGTACCGTCCGACCAATTAACGAAAGTGAACGGGATTAACGGAAGCATTCAAGCAGTCATTATGTTCGTGTCCCCGATTGTCAGCGCTGCGCTGCTCACTTTGGCGACGATCGAAACGATTTTCTTCATCGATGTGGTCACGGCGGCGATCGCGATTTTGACACTGCTGCTTTATTTTCGGATTCCGACCCATCAACGAGCTTCAGGTCCGCAATCAACTGGTTATTTTCACGACCTGAAAGAAGGTCTGGCCTATATCCGTCGACAAGCCTATCTAAAATCCTTCTTTGCTTTTATGGCGGTCTTTTTTATTCTGATGGCCCCGGCCGCGTTTTTGACCCCGCTTCAGGTGACCCGCACTTACGGCGAAGAGGTCTGGCGGCTTACCGCAATTGAAATCGCCTTTTCCATCGGAATGATGGCGGGAGGGGGATTGATTGCCGCGTGGGGCGGTTTTAAGAATAAAGTGCACACGATGACTTTGGCTACGGTATTGATGGGGTTATGTACATTTTTGCTTGGCGTCGTCCCCGTCTTTTGGATCTATCTGGCGTTTATGACCTTGTTTGGGATCGCAATGCCAACCTTTAATACCCCTACGATGACGATGATTCAGGAAAAGGTCGACGAAAGCTATATGGGAAGAATCTTTGGCGTATTCAGCATGATCTCCACGTCGATGATGCCGATCGGGATGCTGATCTTCGGGCCCATTGCCGATGCGATTGCGATCGAATGGCTGCTCATCGCGACGGGACTGCTGATTTTGCTCCTATCGCTCTTTCTCGGACGGAATCAAGCGTTGCTGGAAGCTGGCAAACCGGCAATCCAGGAAGGCACAACCTAA